ATCTCATCTTCCAGTGTAATGGTTTCCATACGGGATTGTTCCAATATTTGCCTGGTCAGCTTTGCAAATTTTCCCAGGTAGGTCACTGCCATTGTGGGATCATGCTGAAGAATCATACTTTGTATATTGCCCAATGCATTGAAAATGAAATGCGGGTCCATCTGGGAGCGGAGCAATCGTCGTTCAAGAGCTAACTTTTCTGCAAGATTTTCCAGTGTTTCCTTTTCCATAAGCTGCACTTTGAGCGCATTGTTAGCCTGTTGCTGTTGCAGAATGTCCTCTCTGTTCTGATAGTATCGCTGTCTGTAGTAATAAGAGCGGTACATAAAGATGAGTCCGATCAGTAATACAGCTGCGATGGCATAACCGAGGAGCTTATTTTTCTCCTGCAATTTGTTTTCCTGTTCCAATTGCTGTATGCGGGATATTTTCTTCTCAGATTCATACCGGGCGTCCGCATTTTGCAACATTTGTTGTGTGGTATGATCGTGTTTCTGACGATTATATTTTGCAAAGAGCTTATCATATTCATAATAAGCTTTATAATTACTTTGTAAAATGGCGACCTCTTTGAGACAACTGTAGAAAGTGGCTAATACATCATTGTCCTTGTAGGGAAGTGTCAGTTGGTAATCAATACCTTCTTTAAACAGATTTTCGGCATATTGATATTCTCCCTTTTGCATGAAATACTGACCCTTAAGTCCTATTGAGCTGCGGTATATGTTTTTAAGGTCATACTGCTTCGCGATGGATGTAGCTTTTTCCAGATTGAAAAGAAAAGCTTCTTCATCTACAGGCTGAGGACCATTCATGTATAATACGGCAAGATTGATATAGGCGATCCCTATATTACTTTTACTTACAATTTTCCCTTCATCTTTCTCTGCCAGGTGTATTGTTTCTTTAAAAAATGAAACGGTTTCCGACCATTGAGGTAAGTTCCCTGAGGCTACGGCGTCCGAAAGGTAACTGCCTACAGCCAGACGCGCATGTAATAAGCTCTCTGGGTTTCCGGATTTGATCGCATAACGCAGCGCTTCATCCGCATATTTTTTCACTTTGATCTGCGAACCTGAGGAAAAGAGGTATGATATATCTGCTCCTATACGTGCACACATATCATAATCCTTAAGTTTTATAAACAGGTCGTAAGCCTGCAAAAAATAATCTATCGCATTGGATTTATCATCAATATAGGATCGGAGACTTGCCATTACCATTGCAGCGTGTGCTTTTGCCCTTTTGTCTGATGTTGTGGCGGCAATATCATAGGAAAGTTCAGCGTAATGGGCAAATTCCCTGAGATGTAAAAGACGGCGATGTGTCAGTGCCAGATATGCGTAACATATGGCTTCATCTTCTTTGTTTTTATTTTTCCTGGCCAGTTCCAGAGCTTCCATCTGGATGTTCAGACTTGATGTTGAATCGGTAAACCGCTGGGCATATCCCTCACTAACCATTTTTTCAACAGAAGACAGTTTTTGAGCTTCTGCCGGATTGTTAAGAAAGAGTATAACTACTGTAAAACAAAGGGTAATAACCGGATAAATCCGGTTTTGAAAGGATGGAAAAATATTCAAATAAGTCTTCATCAACATCTTAAAAAGAGGACTAAAGTACCAATTATACAATGACACGCAAAATATGTCAAATAAGTTTTTTGATAAAAGAAGAGCTTTATTGTAGGTTTTTTTAAATATTTTAAATGATTCGGATTTCAGTATGCAGGAAGGAAACTTCTGAATAAAAATCGAAAGCACCCATTTACAAATTAGAGCTTGCTGATTAATGCAGCAATTTTTAATCTTGTTCTACACACATATTTAATAGCAAAACTTATGTATACAAAAAAAATGTTCGGGTTGATAGTAATCCTTTGTTTATGTCTGGGTATGGCACAGGCACAACAGATAGATGAAAGACGTATGAGGATTGAAATGACGGTCAGGCAGGGTAATGAAGAGATCATTGCGCCACTGACTTCGGCAACCATTTCTTTTAACCGGGGTCTGAATGAGACACTTGTTTCCGATTCCCTTTCCAGAGAGGTGACCAGTA
The Sphingobacterium spiritivorum genome window above contains:
- a CDS encoding sensor histidine kinase: MKTYLNIFPSFQNRIYPVITLCFTVVILFLNNPAEAQKLSSVEKMVSEGYAQRFTDSTSSLNIQMEALELARKNKNKEDEAICYAYLALTHRRLLHLREFAHYAELSYDIAATTSDKRAKAHAAMVMASLRSYIDDKSNAIDYFLQAYDLFIKLKDYDMCARIGADISYLFSSGSQIKVKKYADEALRYAIKSGNPESLLHARLAVGSYLSDAVASGNLPQWSETVSFFKETIHLAEKDEGKIVSKSNIGIAYINLAVLYMNGPQPVDEEAFLFNLEKATSIAKQYDLKNIYRSSIGLKGQYFMQKGEYQYAENLFKEGIDYQLTLPYKDNDVLATFYSCLKEVAILQSNYKAYYEYDKLFAKYNRQKHDHTTQQMLQNADARYESEKKISRIQQLEQENKLQEKNKLLGYAIAAVLLIGLIFMYRSYYYRQRYYQNREDILQQQQANNALKVQLMEKETLENLAEKLALERRLLRSQMDPHFIFNALGNIQSMILQHDPTMAVTYLGKFAKLTRQILEQSRMETITLEDEIQTLRNYIELQQLRLNNSFDYEIHCKDDVDTDILLPPLLIQPFIENAVEHGLKPLLDRKGLLTISFNVNEEDNILVCTVTDNGIGLKESRNRRPKDAHRSLSSQITDERLRLMLKDNPLIGFQTEERDTTDNSPGCVVILKIPIN